The sequence below is a genomic window from Pyrobaculum sp. 3827-6.
CGCGGGCCGTGGGTAGCTCCGTTTCTCTGTGAATGGCCTCCGCAATCCTCCGGTAGGGAACTGGATAGTAGAGCTTGCCAGAAGCGCCGGGCTTGGGCAGGGCGGGGGGTGGACGGTAGTAGACAGGTATAAAGTATACCTCGGCGTCCCCGGCCTCGAGGCGGTATAGATCTTCTCCCAGCTTTTCCACGCGTGCTCCCAGGTTTTTCTGGAGTAGGTGGGCTATGTTGGGGGGGACGCCGTGTCCTAGGTGGAATATCCTCTTGTAGCGGGGATCTATCCTCACGTCACAACTGCCCCAGACAGGTCTCCCAGAGACGGCGGCGCCGGTCCTGGCGGCTATCTCGGCGGCGAGCCACTTGAAGCCGGGAGGCGCCTCTATTAACGTATCTCTGTCGGCGGTCCAGGCTATTGGGTGTACCTCCACGTCCACGTCTTACTGGCGATGTGCGTTTAAAGCATTTAGTAGCGCCTTCTTTATCTCCTCCCGCTTCGCCTTTAGGTTTTCATAATAGGTTCTAAACTCCGCCTTCACTTCTGCGATGAGTTTAGAGGGCGGCGTGCCGTTTCTGACTATTGAGTTTAGAGCCGCCTCTATCTTCGCCCTGACTGTGGGCTCTATGAGCTCCGGGGCGTGTTGAAACAGAGCGGTGGCTAGGGCTATGCCGAGGTCGGTCGGCACGCACCTGCCCTTGGCCAGCTTCATGTAGCCCCTCTTGACGTTGGTGTGGATGTGGTCTTGCATCGTGGCGTCCGTGCCTATGCCGTACTTCTTCATTAGAGCCAGTAGCTCGGACTCGGTCATCTGAGGCGGAGGCTCCGTCTCCCTCTCCACCACCTCGACTTTGATGGCGCGGGCGGGGGCGCCGGGGGAGACGCGGGGCAGAGGCTTGTCGCGCTGCCTCTCCCATGGGTATATCCTCCAGTAGCCCTCGCTCATCACCCTCTGGCCCTCTGCGTACATCTCGACTCCGCCGAAGGCCGCAACTATTTTCTGCTTCTCCACCAGAGCCGGAGGGCTCAGCGTGGCGAGGAAATGCCTCACGACGAAGTCGTAGATGGCCCAGGCCTGGGCCCCCGCCTTGCCGAAGATCTTCATGATCTCCGCCTTTGTGGCGCCTTTTGTGGGATAAATGGGTGGATGGGCGCCGTCATCGGAGTCTCCACGCGTCGGCTTGAAGCCTCTTCTCAAAAGCTCCTCGGCGTAGGGGCCGTGCTCCGTCTCCGCCAGGTCGCGGAGGATTTCACGGAGGTCCAGTGTTTGTGGGTATATGGTGGTCTCAGTCCTGGGGTAGGAGATGTAGCCCGCTCTATACAGCTCCTCGGCGATGTCCAGCGTCTTCTTGGCGTTTATCCCAAGCCACCGGCTAGCCCTCCTCTCGAGCTCGACGGTCTCCAGAGGCTCCGGGGGCTCCACCTCGTGGGGTTTGTAGAGGGCGATTTTCACAACGCCGTGTCTCACCGAGGCGGCCGCCCTCTCCGCCTCTTCTCTGCTCTTGTAGCGAACGTCTGCAGACATCTCTATCCTGTGTCCCTCCACCTCCACCAGGGCCTTCAATACGTAGTACTTCTCGGGCTTGAAGTTCCTCCTCTGTAGCTCCCTAGTCACCACCATCCCCAATACCGGCGTCTGGCAGGGGCCGTAGCTGAGGAACTGGCCCTTCTCAAGGTGTTCCCTCACGGCGAGGGTTAGGAACCGGGTGAAGGCGGCGCCGAGGGTTAGGTCTATCTGCATCCTTGTGAATACCTTCTCCACCTTCTTGAGGTCCAGCTTCGTAGGCCTCTGGAAGGCCGCCGTTATTTCCCGCGGCGTCACGGCGTTGAAGAGGACTCGGCGTATCGGCGCGCGTTTATTTACCGACCTCACCACAAGGGTTGCCTCGTATGCTATGGCCTCCCCCTCCACGTCGGCGTCGAGAGCTAGGTAGACCTCGTCGGCCTTGGCCGCCAGCGCCCTAAGCGCCTTTACGTAGTCAAGAGCCTCCCTCCGCACGACGAGGAGCGGGGTGGCGTTGAAGAGCTCCTCGGGGGGTAGCCACGTCCATACGTTTTGCCTCGCGGCGAAGTCGAAGTCCATTATGTGTCCGCTGAGGCCAAGCGCCGCGGCCTCCCTCCCCCCGTAGCTAAAGCTGTAGACGGGTACGCCGTGTATCCTCTGGACTCTGTAGCTCCTGCCTAGGTACTTCGCAACGGCTTGAGCCACCGAGCGCTTCTCAGCCACTATCAGAATCACATTATGTACAGGACCGGGCTATATAAGATCTTGTGGGAAACCTTTATATAACGGGGCGTGGGGGTGCCTATGGCTATTGACGATAAGGATCAGGAGAAGCCTTTGAGAAGGCCTCCGCCGCGGCAACCTCCTCCGCAACCTCTACCTACACAGCCGCCTCTCCCGCCCCCGCCCGTGCAGTACCAGCAACCGGCGCCTCCTCCGCCTCCGCCGCCCGGGCCCTACCCGATCCCCCCGCCGACGGTTAGGACGCAGAGGACTTTGCCCCCTCCCCCGCCCGTGCCACAGCCCGCACCGCAGCCGCAGCCTCAGCAGGAGGGACAAGCTGTAAAGAGGCCCGCGAAGGGTATGGGGATGGAGAAGACCCAGCCCCTCCCTCTGGCTGGTGTCGTGGTTGCGTTGA
It includes:
- a CDS encoding type IA DNA topoisomerase, which encodes MILIVAEKRSVAQAVAKYLGRSYRVQRIHGVPVYSFSYGGREAAALGLSGHIMDFDFAARQNVWTWLPPEELFNATPLLVVRREALDYVKALRALAAKADEVYLALDADVEGEAIAYEATLVVRSVNKRAPIRRVLFNAVTPREITAAFQRPTKLDLKKVEKVFTRMQIDLTLGAAFTRFLTLAVREHLEKGQFLSYGPCQTPVLGMVVTRELQRRNFKPEKYYVLKALVEVEGHRIEMSADVRYKSREEAERAAASVRHGVVKIALYKPHEVEPPEPLETVELERRASRWLGINAKKTLDIAEELYRAGYISYPRTETTIYPQTLDLREILRDLAETEHGPYAEELLRRGFKPTRGDSDDGAHPPIYPTKGATKAEIMKIFGKAGAQAWAIYDFVVRHFLATLSPPALVEKQKIVAAFGGVEMYAEGQRVMSEGYWRIYPWERQRDKPLPRVSPGAPARAIKVEVVERETEPPPQMTESELLALMKKYGIGTDATMQDHIHTNVKRGYMKLAKGRCVPTDLGIALATALFQHAPELIEPTVRAKIEAALNSIVRNGTPPSKLIAEVKAEFRTYYENLKAKREEIKKALLNALNAHRQ